Within Bactrocera oleae isolate idBacOlea1 chromosome 6, idBacOlea1, whole genome shotgun sequence, the genomic segment TAAATAAAAACGAGAATATAGTAGAAATTCTATGGAACTAGTAAGCTAAAAAAATAGTCTTTTACCATTTCAATATAAGATAATAATATTCCCTGAACAGGGTAATATTAAGATAACCACTAGGAGTgcaacacccaaaagaaaacgttaGTGTTCCTATAAactacgtatatacatatatacattaatatatatcgTGACAAGCTTAGTCGATTTAGTTATGTCCGCCCCATATATACGTGAagtagtccttcagtttttgagatatcgatctgaaaatttgcatccgtccttttctttccaagaaactactcatttgtcgaaaccgccgatatcggttcactatagcatatagctgacatacaaattgaacgatcaaaatcaagtccttgtatggaaaacttttatttgacgagatatctttataaaattggGCATGGATAATTCTCCAaatcaacggtacaatctccgaaccaATTGTTTAGAACGGAGCACTGCAGCATGTAGCTGCACTAAAAACTTATCGATAAAAACCAAgagaaaaatctttttatatccGTTTTTGCTATCaaaaaatgcatctgtgaagggtattatacatAGATTCAGTGTAGCCGGAGTTGGCTTTTTTCTTGTATTAAATATCTAACAGTAGCTTTTTGAGCTTTTATAGTCTATTTATGGTCCTTTGAACCATGCTATCTAAGACTAATGTTGACTCGTTTAAATGTACCTATTTTTGCCACAATCTCAAAAGCTCcataggaaaatttttttagcctcaaatatttatatggttATCCAGACAGTCTTCTTAATCTAAGTATTTATAAACAGACAATGATTGTAAATTTGTCGAAAGTTTATATTCACTACAACAACAGTGCTACAAATAAGCCGCACCTACGATACTCGGGTATACGTTACCGGAACAGATTCGAATTCATATTTAGCTAATATTTTTAACCCCATCAATTAAAATTCCACAATAACAACAGTTAAAGAAACGAATGTTTTAATGTCAAcacattaaaaagtaaaaaaatgtagatatatataactACTTACGTTTTGACAAAAAATCGGCAcagtcaaaaaaataaaagcattatATCTATAATATTGATTAAGTAAGAAATTTATTCATTGTATTAAATTTGACACCAAGTGAatagtataaatttatttatgtgtttcAGCGCCACCAACTAGATCATATCACTGCAGTCTTCTACCAACCAAAGACACTCGTGCTGAAACAACTGAAAATCCTCGGCGCGTCGGCTATAAACATATTGTTCGGCATTGCTCCACATGCTCTGATTGCCACCACACAAGTATTGACGCATGCTAGGGTCCACTAATGCGACGTTGTTGCCCACGAACACCGCTTGCCACAAACTTGGCGTTGCCGagccataaatatttttaatgaacgCCGGCGGCACAGTACTGTTGCCATGAAAGCCATTACTctccaattttatataattttgccaATATGTGCTCTGGAAGATATACCTGTTGCCCAACAGGCGCTCAAAACGAAAGGCTGAACGGTACTTGTTGTCATTGCGAAATGTGCACATCAAAGAGGTTTGCGAACATTCACTTAGGTAACCGAAATCACCGGTCACATTGTGAATGCACACGGCGCTGGCATTATGCAGAATCTCCATAGATGTTGGCAGAAAAGCGCCAATGCGTTCCCAGTACTTGGGCGCCAAGCTATTTAGATCACAACTACCAACTAGTTGTTGTATCTTGTTGTATAGTAGCGCGTGCAAATCGTTATTCCGCTGCAAGAACACCAAATGTGCTATCAAACGTTGATTGGCATTCAAACCCAAACAGTTGAGCGCTTTAACGGTATCCTTTTTGCTCTCCAACTGTTCAACGGCGTCGAAGGTcacattcaaaatttcttcaaaaatatttgcaccCATTTTAGTTACGTCCAATTGTGCGAGTAAGCGTCGTGCAACTTCATAGTTTGACACATTCATACAAATTGCGTTTATGTTCTCGTAATTAGCGGGATGCAGTGTCACCTCAAGCAGTTGCGCACTACGCTCCACAAGGTATGCAAGCACTTCACGCTCCAATGCAATTAACGGTCCTGTATAAGTGCCTAAATCGCGCGTTACATTCTTGAGTGTCAAATAAAAATCGATTACGTATGCGGGATCATATTGTAGCTTATCCGTTATTAATTTGCGCCACAGCACTTTATAGCCTATGTAATGTACAGTGGCATTTTGTGTGTTATTGACGACCTCTCTTACGAGATAAGTTGCGCTCCACCAGTCGTAATCTTGCACAGCTGTCGTTAACACATTTTCCAGTTCGTCTGTGCCATCGcacgttgttgttgcaattggcCAGCCTACATTTTTATCCTTTATCGCTGCATTCCGGGCAAGCAGGTCGTTAAAGAGCCTCACATGCACTTCTAGGAGCGTCGAATTTTTGACCATTTCACGTTTGTTATCCTCCAATATATTTTGGTTTTGCGCCAATACCGCGTTAAGAAACAAGAATTTGAGTAATAAAATCAGCTGGAGtgccattataattattttttaatcccgtatttCCCACTTGCTCAGCCGGAAGAAGAAAACTTGCAAAATGTTATTCTTGGTCGCCCTTAAATACTTTGGGATAGCGCTAATAATAGGCGCTCTTATCTTGGATGCTAAACTATCTGGTGTACATAGTGCaaaattatatacctatatacatatgtatatatatacatgatttatatgtatgtgggtaCGGAATTCGAGTTTCATTGTGAGTTCCTAAAGATTAGGCAAATATTGATACTTCAGTTGCAttgttgttaattaaatttgcagTTAGGGCTAGACACGTTGGTAAGCCACGAGGCACCGGAAGTCATAGATTATATTACACGTAACcgatatatttgcatatgtatctATGAACATGAACATAACTTGATATGCAATACTAATATTGTAAGCAAAAGTTTGTAACCTCAAGTCACGTTGAAATAGTCTAgcatctaagaaatattttaagttcCCAAAAGCAAAGGAAACCTAAACAAATACTTTCTATAAGCTATTGTACGTACAATGACCTACGATAGAAAacctcaaaaatgaaaaaagtggttttaaaaaaagtaaaattttacctaaaattttggtcgttttcgtccttccaaagttcgatttttatcagattaaaaaaaaacaggtaaGCAATTGTATAAAGAATTAGTATATATAGAACAATCAGAAGTTTTGATAGTGATCGGTTCATTTAACCCCCGAGTAATAACTGCGGATAATTCGAAAACTGGTGTTTggagaaaaatatgtttaaagataaactgatggagctgGTTGAATtaagcggctacactttagaaatctgtaactccaaaaaaaattaaaatattgattttatgaGATTTCGCTTTTTTATTTCGCTTTCATTACTGCACACGATTTTTTACGGGTTTCTTCATCAAATATAATGGATAAATCTATGAAAGCTTGAACCAATCGCACCAGTGTTATTTATTTCGAGGTCATATAATTGTGCATGTGAACCTCCACAAAATTGATATGGAAAAGCCTGGTACTCAGGCGAAAACCCGAATGCAAATAGCtcttattaaaaaatgaaagattcttcaaaaaattcggcatataatattaaacatgTTTTTGAGCAGTTTAACATATTTGAAAAGGCTCTCCGTGAGTGCCGTATTTACCAAACGAAAgaatttatgttgttgttttgtagcAGCATATGACCTTCcgccaaataattaaaaaacaagaaaaaacgttaacttcggttgcaccaaagatataatacccttcacaaatacaaaggcttcttacaagaacttgattccgatcgttcaatttgtatggcagctatatgctatagtggtcggatatTGGGCATTctgacaaattagcagcttcatAGGGAGGAAAggataggtgcaaaatttctggtCGACAGCTTAacaactgagagactagtttgcatatatacagacagacatagctaaatcaactcaactcatcatgctgattatttatgtatatattttatagggtctccgatgtttccttctgggtgttacaaacttcgtggcaaacttaatataccctgttaagggtatacaAATGCTGCTAGAAATGCTTGGCCGTATATGAATTGAATCTGGCTCTATTCCGGTTATGAGACCCAATGGAAACGGATGAGTTTTTATGGTTATGTGTCATGCGAAAAACCGTTTTTTGTGGAAACAAATTTAACTCATTTTCGATATTgccatatttaaataattgcttACCGTTGAATATGAGGCATCTATAATCATTACAAATTCCTTTTTCTTGCTATGTTATGAATATGCATGtggtaaaaaaagaaataaaataaataacgttAAGTGAATATCTGAACCTTCAATTCCGGACATTTATCAGTTTAATATAATACCTATACGGAAAAGAATTATGATTCCACTAACGGTTGtatggaatatattaaaataatccaGACAGGTATACGGAGCATTCCGATAAGTACTTGTTCTAAAAAAGTGGTATCCTTTTAGCTCGAAACATTTCACCCAGTGTTGCTCCAAATTTTTaacctttttcttttttggAGGTCTGCAAAGTAAGCGCCCATATCGGCGATATTCTCCTCATTCGTCTTAAATTTCTGTCTTGCGAATTGCTTTTTCAAGTTTTCAAACAAGGTGATCGTTGACTTTTGTCACGTTATGCGACCGCGCTGAAACTcgtaaaatcaatttttgacCGTCGCTAACGAAATAGAGGCCTCACCGTACCCAGTATCCCAGCACCCTTTATTTTCACTGCTCGATTGTTCCTCTACAATCAAAGATCGATATATCGACCGCATACTTTAAtgtaataatgtaataataaactaataaaaatatacttgtaactTTGATTCGCTCAATATTTTGCACAGTTGCAAAATATTTGGCATGTCGTTGTTAATTAGTTGCACGCAACTGTATATACGCGGAGAAAGAACCTCATTTTTCGTTTTACCACACAATATGAAAACATCCAGTGAAATTATGTAATCAAACCTGCCTCGTATCTAACTGTATCAAAATTATGAATTATGAACGtatcacgcccactttttccATACCAAACGTGGTTACTTCTTTCAGCTTCTTTTTCTTTACCATAAATAAATCAAGTTTTATTTAAGCTATCAAAAAAAGCTTGTAACAAATAGTGAGCCTAGCATGTGGTAACTCTGttccaaaaatattagaaattaattaatgttttccAAGTCATGGCATTGTTTGGTATTAACAGATAAGCGTCGACGTTCAATCGGCCAGAGTGCGAGGTTTCTCaatgaaacaaagtggaaattttatatttaagttaatatgatattaatttgaaattggAGCTAAATGTTTTCTTGAATTTTGCCAATAATAGTTGCTTTCTCTATTTATTTGTACCGTTATTTGTTGGAATTGTGGGTATCCTGCTCAAAAGCGGAATTGGCGCTTTACGGCTGTGttttcatgaaaaaataataattaattctgGTGATTTAAATTACAATACGTTTGCAAATGCGTGTATATTTCTCTCAAACATAAATAATCGACATTTAAGTggcttatttgaaatattttaacttttacaaGCAATACATGTAAATGTGAAGTACTTTTTATTAAACACTTTTCAtagatttcttttgtttttttctcgGAAATTACGCTTTTTGCTAAGTGGAAAGTCAAAGTGCGAAAAAAGTGTACAATACGACAACGTACTTATGTATTTTCAACTAAAttagacattttttaaaaatatttttgtttagcttttgcatacttttaataATAGAATGATAGAAAACTTGCTGACTTAAAAGGGtttattaattagaaaatatatatatgtagtatgtaagtggtatgtatgtatatatatatataaaataacaacgttaatattttttcataaaagttaaagttataaaataaataaattttctcttCTT encodes:
- the LOC106618172 gene encoding uncharacterized protein — its product is MALQLILLLKFLFLNAVLAQNQNILEDNKREMVKNSTLLEVHVRLFNDLLARNAAIKDKNVGWPIATTTCDGTDELENVLTTAVQDYDWWSATYLVREVVNNTQNATVHYIGYKVLWRKLITDKLQYDPAYVIDFYLTLKNVTRDLGTYTGPLIALEREVLAYLVERSAQLLEVTLHPANYENINAICMNVSNYEVARRLLAQLDVTKMGANIFEEILNVTFDAVEQLESKKDTVKALNCLGLNANQRLIAHLVFLQRNNDLHALLYNKIQQLVGSCDLNSLAPKYWERIGAFLPTSMEILHNASAVCIHNVTGDFGYLSECSQTSLMCTFRNDNKYRSAFRFERLLGNRYIFQSTYWQNYIKLESNGFHGNSTVPPAFIKNIYGSATPSLWQAVFVGNNVALVDPSMRQYLCGGNQSMWSNAEQYVYSRRAEDFQLFQHECLWLVEDCSDMI